A genome region from Streptomyces sp. S4.7 includes the following:
- a CDS encoding ABC transporter permease: MLRLVARRLLQLIPTLLGLSVLLFLWLNRLPGGPASAILGERATDAEVARINRALGLDEPVWVQYWRFIKRIFELDLGTSTQTGQPVWEEFTLRFPATVELSVAAILIAVVIGVPVGYFAARRRGSWLDVTAVSGSLLGICIPVFFLALLLKGLFAVNLGLFPSYGRLSTGIDATKITGFAVLDGVLTGEFDASWDAITHLVLPAVALASIPLAVIVRMTRASVLEVLGEDYVRTAESKGLDKRVVRGRHVLRNALLPVITAIGLLTGSLLSGAVLTESVFTFGGIGSFIRTSIDARDYPVLVGFILFIALVYVLINLLVDVAYSLIDPRVRVH; this comes from the coding sequence GTGCTGCGACTCGTCGCACGACGACTGCTACAGCTGATACCCACCCTGCTCGGTCTGTCGGTTCTGCTCTTCCTGTGGCTGAACCGGCTGCCCGGCGGACCCGCTTCGGCGATCCTGGGTGAGCGGGCCACCGACGCCGAAGTGGCCCGGATCAACCGGGCGCTGGGACTCGACGAGCCGGTCTGGGTCCAGTACTGGCGGTTCATCAAACGGATCTTCGAACTGGACCTCGGTACCTCCACGCAGACCGGCCAGCCGGTGTGGGAGGAATTCACCCTGCGCTTCCCGGCGACCGTCGAACTCAGCGTCGCCGCGATACTCATCGCGGTCGTGATCGGCGTCCCGGTGGGCTACTTCGCCGCGCGGCGCCGCGGCAGCTGGCTGGACGTGACCGCGGTCTCGGGCTCGCTGCTCGGCATCTGCATCCCGGTCTTCTTCCTGGCGCTGCTCCTCAAGGGCCTCTTCGCCGTCAACCTCGGTCTCTTCCCGAGCTACGGCCGGTTGTCGACCGGCATCGACGCGACGAAGATCACCGGATTCGCGGTCCTGGACGGCGTGCTGACGGGCGAGTTCGACGCCTCGTGGGACGCGATCACGCATCTCGTACTCCCGGCGGTCGCGCTCGCCTCCATCCCGCTCGCCGTCATCGTGCGGATGACCAGGGCCAGCGTGCTCGAAGTGCTGGGCGAGGACTACGTACGCACGGCCGAGTCCAAGGGCCTGGACAAGCGTGTCGTACGCGGCCGCCACGTCCTGCGGAACGCGCTCCTGCCGGTGATCACCGCCATCGGCCTGCTCACCGGCAGCCTGCTGTCCGGCGCGGTACTCACCGAGTCGGTCTTCACCTTCGGCGGGATCGGGTCCTTCATCCGCACGTCGATCGACGCCCGCGACTATCCCGTGCTCGTCGGCTTCATCCTCTTCATCGCGCTGGTGTACGTCCTGATCAATCTGCTGGTCGACGTGGCGTACAGCCTCATCGACCCGAGAGTGCGGGTGCACTGA
- a CDS encoding oligopeptide/dipeptide ABC transporter ATP-binding protein — translation MSLLELDGVKVHFPVKKGVFFDRTVGHVYAVDGVSLKVEAGQTYGLVGESGCGKTTLGRAVLRLVDITEGEVVFDGTDLAKLPEEEMRKIRHRLQMVFQDPLGSLNPRQNIESILSEGMAAHGIGADQEERRERIKKILAEVGLPTNALSRYPHEFSGGQRQRIGIARALVLEPDVIICDEPVSALDVSIQAQVINLLEELQESKGLTYLVIAHDLAVVRHISDVIGVMYLGSLVEEAPSDALYAEPRHPYTKALMSAVPVPDPEAEDRRERILLRGDLPSPAAPPAGCRFHTRCPWKQETRCATERPELTVLGDGHRVACHFAAEIAAGTVERTRATGIAAVTETGAGDEAGTEAVSEPV, via the coding sequence ATGAGCCTGCTCGAACTGGACGGTGTGAAGGTCCACTTCCCCGTCAAGAAGGGCGTCTTCTTCGACCGTACCGTCGGTCATGTGTACGCCGTCGACGGTGTCTCGCTGAAGGTCGAGGCCGGCCAGACGTACGGCCTGGTGGGGGAGTCGGGCTGCGGCAAGACCACCCTCGGCCGCGCCGTCCTGCGCCTCGTCGACATCACCGAGGGTGAGGTCGTCTTCGACGGCACGGATCTGGCGAAGCTTCCCGAGGAGGAGATGCGCAAGATCCGGCACCGCCTTCAGATGGTCTTCCAGGACCCGCTCGGCAGCCTCAACCCCCGGCAGAACATCGAGTCGATCCTCTCCGAGGGCATGGCGGCGCACGGCATCGGCGCCGACCAGGAGGAGCGCCGCGAGCGGATCAAGAAGATCCTCGCCGAGGTCGGCCTGCCCACCAACGCGCTCTCCCGCTACCCGCACGAGTTCTCCGGCGGCCAGCGCCAGCGCATCGGCATCGCACGGGCGCTGGTCCTCGAACCGGACGTGATCATCTGCGACGAGCCGGTCTCCGCGCTCGACGTCTCCATCCAGGCGCAGGTGATCAACCTCCTTGAGGAACTCCAGGAGTCCAAGGGTCTGACGTATCTCGTCATCGCCCACGACCTGGCCGTGGTCCGCCACATCTCGGACGTCATCGGGGTGATGTATCTGGGCTCCCTGGTCGAGGAGGCCCCGAGCGACGCGCTGTACGCCGAGCCGAGGCACCCGTACACGAAGGCGCTGATGTCGGCGGTACCGGTGCCCGACCCGGAGGCGGAGGACCGGCGCGAACGGATCCTGCTCCGCGGCGACCTCCCCTCCCCGGCGGCGCCGCCGGCCGGCTGCCGCTTCCACACGCGCTGCCCGTGGAAGCAGGAGACCCGGTGCGCGACGGAGCGCCCGGAGCTGACGGTCCTGGGCGACGGCCACCGGGTGGCGTGCCACTTCGCGGCGGAGATCGCGGCGGGGACGGTGGAGCGGAC
- a CDS encoding ABC transporter ATP-binding protein: MSLLSVDALSVTFAGHATGRGAGRDTRAVDGVSFDVDEGQVVGLVGESGCGKSVTALALMGLLPRKGVSVGGRAEYDGADLLSMDEKKIRDLRGSRLAMIFQDPLSSLNPVVPIGIQVTEILSRHRGLKGEPARKEAASLLDRVGIPDPNRRLKEYPHQLSGGMRQRALIAMAVACAPRLLIADEPTTALDVTIQAQILELLKELVDQEGTALLMITHDLGVVAGLCDQVNVLYAGRAVETAGRRELFAHPTHPYAHGLLGSIPRLDAPRGEPLRPIRGSINDKIAWADGCAFAPRCDFYTMECLTGTPELTEPRATGHQVRCVNPVLPADPADAVAGAEAADEADAADPTGPAGPAEPTAEVSS; encoded by the coding sequence ATGTCACTTCTCTCAGTTGACGCACTGTCGGTCACCTTTGCCGGGCACGCGACGGGCCGGGGCGCGGGGCGCGACACCCGGGCCGTCGACGGCGTCTCCTTCGACGTCGACGAGGGCCAGGTCGTCGGTCTGGTCGGCGAGTCGGGCTGCGGCAAGTCCGTCACCGCGCTCGCCCTGATGGGCCTGCTCCCGCGCAAGGGGGTGAGCGTCGGCGGGCGCGCCGAGTACGACGGCGCGGACCTGCTGTCCATGGACGAGAAGAAGATCCGAGACCTTCGCGGCAGTCGGCTCGCGATGATCTTCCAGGACCCGCTCTCCTCGCTCAACCCGGTCGTCCCCATCGGCATCCAGGTCACCGAGATCCTCAGCCGCCACCGGGGGCTGAAGGGCGAGCCCGCCCGCAAGGAGGCGGCCTCGCTGCTCGACCGCGTCGGCATCCCCGACCCGAACAGGCGGCTCAAGGAGTACCCGCACCAGCTCTCCGGCGGAATGCGGCAGCGCGCGCTCATCGCCATGGCGGTCGCGTGCGCGCCGCGCCTGCTGATCGCGGACGAGCCGACGACGGCGCTCGACGTCACCATCCAGGCCCAGATCCTCGAACTCCTCAAGGAGTTGGTGGACCAGGAGGGCACGGCCCTTCTGATGATCACTCATGACCTGGGTGTCGTCGCCGGCTTGTGCGACCAGGTGAACGTGCTCTACGCGGGGCGCGCGGTGGAGACGGCGGGCCGCCGCGAACTGTTCGCGCACCCCACCCATCCGTACGCGCACGGCCTGCTCGGCTCCATCCCGCGCCTCGACGCACCGCGCGGGGAGCCACTGAGGCCGATCCGCGGCTCGATCAACGACAAGATCGCGTGGGCCGACGGCTGCGCGTTCGCGCCGCGCTGCGACTTCTACACGATGGAGTGCCTGACGGGCACTCCGGAACTCACCGAACCGCGTGCGACCGGCCATCAGGTGCGCTGCGTCAACCCGGTCCTGCCGGCGGACCCCGCGGACGCGGTGGCCGGGGCCGAGGCGGCCGACGAGGCCGACGCGGCCGACCCGACCGGGCCGGCCGGTCCGGCCGAACCCACGGCGGAGGTCTCCTCATGA
- a CDS encoding ABC transporter permease has product MTKKADKIDRLAQLTERTESTSGAGLWREAFRRLRTSKTAIIGGVVIGLFVLIAIVGPWLAPYSPTAQDWRGEVFPNQGRFVGPRGENWFGLDHLGRDEFSRMLVGARQTLLVGVVSMLIGLVAGAIVGAVSGAAATLGGEAGKRVDTVIMRVTDMMLALPSLLLAVSVAAVLGQSLTTVMIAVGVVQVPVFARLLRGSMLAQGNSDYVLAAKAVGIRKRRIVLTQILPNSLSPVIVQATLSLATAIIEAAALSYLGLGNPDPAIPEWGVMLSQAQRFFDNAPMMSVYPAVGIIVTALGFTLLGEAMREALDPKLRG; this is encoded by the coding sequence ATGACGAAGAAGGCCGACAAGATCGACCGGCTCGCGCAGCTCACCGAGCGGACCGAGAGCACCTCGGGCGCCGGACTGTGGCGCGAGGCCTTCCGGCGGCTGCGCACCAGTAAGACCGCGATCATCGGCGGTGTCGTGATCGGCCTGTTCGTGCTGATCGCGATCGTGGGCCCGTGGCTCGCCCCGTACAGCCCCACCGCGCAGGACTGGCGCGGCGAGGTCTTCCCCAACCAGGGACGCTTCGTCGGACCGCGCGGCGAGAACTGGTTCGGCCTGGACCACCTGGGCCGCGACGAGTTCTCCCGGATGCTCGTCGGTGCCCGCCAGACCCTGCTCGTGGGCGTCGTGTCGATGCTGATCGGCCTGGTGGCCGGCGCGATCGTCGGCGCCGTGTCCGGCGCCGCGGCAACGCTCGGCGGCGAGGCGGGCAAGCGCGTGGACACCGTCATCATGCGCGTCACCGACATGATGCTGGCGCTGCCCTCGCTGCTGCTGGCGGTGTCCGTCGCCGCCGTCCTCGGCCAGTCGCTGACCACGGTGATGATCGCGGTGGGCGTGGTCCAAGTGCCGGTGTTCGCACGGCTGCTGCGTGGCTCGATGCTCGCGCAGGGCAACTCGGACTATGTGCTGGCCGCCAAGGCGGTGGGCATCCGCAAGCGCCGTATCGTCCTCACCCAGATCCTGCCCAACTCGCTCAGCCCGGTGATCGTCCAGGCGACGCTCAGCCTCGCCACCGCGATCATCGAGGCCGCCGCCCTGTCCTATCTGGGCCTCGGCAATCCGGACCCGGCGATCCCGGAGTGGGGCGTGATGCTGTCACAGGCACAGCGCTTCTTCGACAACGCGCCGATGATGTCGGTCTATCCGGCGGTCGGGATCATCGTCACCGCTCTCGGCTTCACGCTGCTCGGTGAGGCGATGCGGGAAGCTCTCGATCCGAAGCTGCGAGGCTGA